A genomic window from Hirundo rustica isolate bHirRus1 chromosome 14, bHirRus1.pri.v3, whole genome shotgun sequence includes:
- the SRA1 gene encoding steroid receptor RNA activator 1 isoform X1: protein MAESYVKPGNRERGWNDPPQFSYGLQAQAGGSRRTPLTRRAPAPPAGAPPGAPADPPSAPADPTAPPPRALGPPPLGSVGAAPRAEGRPSAACSEREECSVSADTVLAPLRAALDACRATVQKQVCNDIGRRLTVLEDAWAQGKLSAPVRKRMSLLVQELQQQHWDAADEIHRSLMVDHVNEVSQWMVGVKRLIAETRDLPTGETEGSADTEPRDPPTGETVGSADTEPRDPPTGETEGSADTEPATEPKQEGP, encoded by the exons ATGGCGGAGTCCTACGTGAAGCCGG GGAACCGGGAGCGCGGCTGGAACGACCCCCCCCAGTTCTCGTACGGGCTGCAGGCGCAAGCCGGGGGCTCCCGCCGGACCCCGCTCAcccgccgcgcccccgccccgcccgcgggGGCACCCCCAG GTGCCCCCGCGGACCCGCCCAGTGCCCCCGCCGACCCCACAGCGCCGCCCCCCCGGGCGCTGGGGCCGCCCCCGCTGGGTTCTGTCGGCGCTGCCCCGCGGGCCGAGGGCCGGCCGAGCGCGGCGTGCTCCGAGCGGGAGGAGTGCAGCGTGTCCGCAGACACCGTCCTTGCCCCGCTGCGGGCAGCCCTGGACGCCTGCCGGGCCACGGTGCAG AAACAAGTGTGCAATGATATCGGGCGGCGGCTGACAGTGCTGGAGGACGCGTGGGCTCAGGGGAAGCTGTCGGCGccagtgaggaagaggatgagCCTCCTGGTGCAAG agcttcagcagcagcactgggatgcAGCTGATGAGATCCACCGCTCGCTTATGGTGGACCACGTGAACGAGGTGAGCCAGTGGATGGTGGGTGTCAAGCGCCTCATCGCTGAGACCCGGGACCTGCCCACCGGAGAGACGGAGGGCAGCGCTGACACCGAGCCCCGGGACCCGCCCACCGGAGAGACGGTGGGCAGCGCTGACACCGAGCCCCGGGACCCGCCCACCGGAGAGACGGAGGGCAGCGCTGACACCGAGCCCGCGACCGAACCGAAGCAGGAGGGGCCCTGA
- the SRA1 gene encoding steroid receptor RNA activator 1 isoform X2: MAESYVKPGNRERGWNDPPQFSYGLQAQAGGSRRTPLTRRAPAPPAGAPPGAPADPPSAPADPTAPPPRALGPPPLGSVGAAPRAEGRPSAACSEREECSVSADTVLAPLRAALDACRATVQKQVCNDIGRRLTVLEDAWAQGKLSAPVRKRMSLLVQELQQQHWDAADEIHRSLMVDHVNEVSQWMVGVKRLIAETRDPPTGETVGSADTEPRDPPTGETEGSADTEPATEPKQEGP, translated from the exons ATGGCGGAGTCCTACGTGAAGCCGG GGAACCGGGAGCGCGGCTGGAACGACCCCCCCCAGTTCTCGTACGGGCTGCAGGCGCAAGCCGGGGGCTCCCGCCGGACCCCGCTCAcccgccgcgcccccgccccgcccgcgggGGCACCCCCAG GTGCCCCCGCGGACCCGCCCAGTGCCCCCGCCGACCCCACAGCGCCGCCCCCCCGGGCGCTGGGGCCGCCCCCGCTGGGTTCTGTCGGCGCTGCCCCGCGGGCCGAGGGCCGGCCGAGCGCGGCGTGCTCCGAGCGGGAGGAGTGCAGCGTGTCCGCAGACACCGTCCTTGCCCCGCTGCGGGCAGCCCTGGACGCCTGCCGGGCCACGGTGCAG AAACAAGTGTGCAATGATATCGGGCGGCGGCTGACAGTGCTGGAGGACGCGTGGGCTCAGGGGAAGCTGTCGGCGccagtgaggaagaggatgagCCTCCTGGTGCAAG agcttcagcagcagcactgggatgcAGCTGATGAGATCCACCGCTCGCTTATGGTGGACCACGTGAACGAGGTGAGCCAGTGGATGGTGGGTGTCAAGCGCCTCATCGCTGAGACCCGGGAC CCGCCCACCGGAGAGACGGTGGGCAGCGCTGACACCGAGCCCCGGGACCCGCCCACCGGAGAGACGGAGGGCAGCGCTGACACCGAGCCCGCGACCGAACCGAAGCAGGAGGGGCCCTGA
- the APBB3 gene encoding amyloid-beta A4 precursor protein-binding family B member 3 isoform X2, with protein MLGKDYMLAIVLVNCDDNLWSDQSLETDPDLPPSWRKICDSLGTYYWHVPTGTTQWQHPACTTGPGGHPEADGEETLQGRECQGPAAKHSAKDRPIPSPMASLSRRHSLSWHGDDFQHSAEPGSKCFAVRSLGWVEIPEEDLAPGKSSIAVNNCIQQLSNSKGQGSAENQGEGQDLVMILKKDTMSLVDPLDRSLIHRQPILNIRVWGVGCNNGSDLSPLLPSDCHHGCRDRDFAFVASDKDTCVLKCHVFHCNVPAKGIAKALHEMCSKIVAERAVASSRLPRAATLEPISAEDLPLQVDILEAVRQSMQTYEALYIGSLPVPRAMGMDVLNEAIEKLTRRPGRENWTPSLIYVSDTAMRVHPAQVRYVTFLGVGRDAHTFALIVDTGRRFQCAAFWCEPDAGTISEAVQAACMVQYQKCLVAAAPGAKAKSAAGRGRAGPAAAGDAARGAAKAGGSGGGAGAGARKRGLFSFLEVFRLRRALLHSP; from the exons atGCTGGGCAAGGACTACATGCTGGCCATCGTCCTGGTCAACTGCGACG ACAACCTCTGGAGCGACCAGAGCCTGGAGACAGACCCTGACCTCCCCCCAAGCTGGAGGAAAATCTGTGACTCTCTGGGTACCTATTACTGGCATGTGCCAACAGGCACGACACAGTGGCAGCACCCTGCATGCACCACCGGCCCAGGAGGGCACCCGGAGGCTGATGGAGAGGAAACACTCCAGGGAAGG gaaTGCCAGGGCCCTGCAGCGAAGCACTCGGCAAAGGACCggcccattcccagccccatggCTTCGCTGTCCCGGAG GCACTCACTGTCCTGGCACGGAGATGACTTCCAGCACAGTGCAGAGCCCGGCTCCAAG TGCTTTGCTGTGCgctctctgggctgggtggAGATCCCCGAGGAGGACCTGGCACCTGGCAAGAGCAGCATCGCTGTCAACAACTGCATCCAGCAGCTCTCCAACAGCAAGGGCCAGGGCTCTGCGGAGAACCAGGGTGAG ggccaggaccTAGTGATGATTCTGAAGAAGGACACCATGAGCCTGGTGGACCCCCTCGACCGCAGCCTCATCCACCGCCAGCCCATCCTCAACATCCGCGTCTGGGGGGTTGGCTGCAACAACGGCAG TGAcctgtcccctctcctcccttctgACTGCCACCACGGCTGCAGGGACAG AGACTTTGCCTTTGTGGCAAGCGACAAGGACACCTGTGTCCTCAAGTGTCACGTCTTCCACTGCAACGTACCTGCCAAGGGCATCGCCAAGGCTCTGCATGAGATGTGCTCCAAG ATCGTGGCCGAGCGAGCTGTAGCGAGCAGCAGGCTGCCCCGCGCCGCCACCCTGGAGCCCATCTCTGCTGAGGATCTGCCACTGCAAG TGGACATCCTAGAAGCGGTGAGGCAGTCAATGCAGACCTACGAGGCGCTCTACATCGGCAGCCTGCCCGTGCCCAGGGCCATGG GGATGGATGTGCTGAACGAGGCCATCGAGAAGCTGACGAGGCGCCCTGGGCGGGAGAACTGGACGCCCTCCCTCATCTACGTGTCCGACACGGCCATGAGGGTGCACCCGGCGCAG GTGCGGTACGTGACCTTCCTGGGGGTGGGCCGGGACGCGCACACCTTCGCGCTCATCGTGGACACGGGGCGACGCTTCCAGTGCGCGGCCTTCTGGTGCGAGCCCGACGCCGGCACCATCTCGGAGGCAGTGCAGGCCGCCTGCATG GTGCAGTACCAGAAGTGCCTCGTGGCCGCCGCGCCGGGGGCGAAGGCGAAGAGCGCGgccggccggggccgggccgggccggcggccgcgggggACGCTGCCCGCGGGGCGGCCAAGGCcggggggagcggcggcggggcgggggccggggcccgCAAGCGGGGACTCTTCTCCTTCCTGGAGGTGTTCCGCCTCCGGCGGGccctcctgcacagcccgtag
- the APBB3 gene encoding amyloid-beta A4 precursor protein-binding family B member 3 isoform X1, with translation MLGKDYMLAIVLVNCDDNLWSDQSLETDPDLPPSWRKICDSLGTYYWHVPTGTTQWQHPACTTGPGGHPEADGEETLQGRECQGPAAKHSAKDRPIPSPMASLSRRHSLSWHGDDFQHSAEPGSKCFAVRSLGWVEIPEEDLAPGKSSIAVNNCIQQLSNSKGQGSAENQGEGQDLVMILKKDTMSLVDPLDRSLIHRQPILNIRVWGVGCNNGSDLSPLLPSDCHHGCRDRDFAFVASDKDTCVLKCHVFHCNVPAKGIAKALHEMCSKIVAERAVASSRLPRAATLEPISAEDLPLQVDILEAVRQSMQTYEALYIGSLPVPRAMGMDVLNEAIEKLTRRPGRENWTPSLIYVSDTAMRVHPAQEPEEAAHIWECQVRYVTFLGVGRDAHTFALIVDTGRRFQCAAFWCEPDAGTISEAVQAACMVQYQKCLVAAAPGAKAKSAAGRGRAGPAAAGDAARGAAKAGGSGGGAGAGARKRGLFSFLEVFRLRRALLHSP, from the exons atGCTGGGCAAGGACTACATGCTGGCCATCGTCCTGGTCAACTGCGACG ACAACCTCTGGAGCGACCAGAGCCTGGAGACAGACCCTGACCTCCCCCCAAGCTGGAGGAAAATCTGTGACTCTCTGGGTACCTATTACTGGCATGTGCCAACAGGCACGACACAGTGGCAGCACCCTGCATGCACCACCGGCCCAGGAGGGCACCCGGAGGCTGATGGAGAGGAAACACTCCAGGGAAGG gaaTGCCAGGGCCCTGCAGCGAAGCACTCGGCAAAGGACCggcccattcccagccccatggCTTCGCTGTCCCGGAG GCACTCACTGTCCTGGCACGGAGATGACTTCCAGCACAGTGCAGAGCCCGGCTCCAAG TGCTTTGCTGTGCgctctctgggctgggtggAGATCCCCGAGGAGGACCTGGCACCTGGCAAGAGCAGCATCGCTGTCAACAACTGCATCCAGCAGCTCTCCAACAGCAAGGGCCAGGGCTCTGCGGAGAACCAGGGTGAG ggccaggaccTAGTGATGATTCTGAAGAAGGACACCATGAGCCTGGTGGACCCCCTCGACCGCAGCCTCATCCACCGCCAGCCCATCCTCAACATCCGCGTCTGGGGGGTTGGCTGCAACAACGGCAG TGAcctgtcccctctcctcccttctgACTGCCACCACGGCTGCAGGGACAG AGACTTTGCCTTTGTGGCAAGCGACAAGGACACCTGTGTCCTCAAGTGTCACGTCTTCCACTGCAACGTACCTGCCAAGGGCATCGCCAAGGCTCTGCATGAGATGTGCTCCAAG ATCGTGGCCGAGCGAGCTGTAGCGAGCAGCAGGCTGCCCCGCGCCGCCACCCTGGAGCCCATCTCTGCTGAGGATCTGCCACTGCAAG TGGACATCCTAGAAGCGGTGAGGCAGTCAATGCAGACCTACGAGGCGCTCTACATCGGCAGCCTGCCCGTGCCCAGGGCCATGG GGATGGATGTGCTGAACGAGGCCATCGAGAAGCTGACGAGGCGCCCTGGGCGGGAGAACTGGACGCCCTCCCTCATCTACGTGTCCGACACGGCCATGAGGGTGCACCCGGCGCAG GAGCCCGAGGAGGCGGCGCACATCTGGGAATGCCAGGTGCGGTACGTGACCTTCCTGGGGGTGGGCCGGGACGCGCACACCTTCGCGCTCATCGTGGACACGGGGCGACGCTTCCAGTGCGCGGCCTTCTGGTGCGAGCCCGACGCCGGCACCATCTCGGAGGCAGTGCAGGCCGCCTGCATG GTGCAGTACCAGAAGTGCCTCGTGGCCGCCGCGCCGGGGGCGAAGGCGAAGAGCGCGgccggccggggccgggccgggccggcggccgcgggggACGCTGCCCGCGGGGCGGCCAAGGCcggggggagcggcggcggggcgggggccggggcccgCAAGCGGGGACTCTTCTCCTTCCTGGAGGTGTTCCGCCTCCGGCGGGccctcctgcacagcccgtag
- the HARS1 gene encoding histidine--tRNA ligase, cytoplasmic has product MAEEAAVRAQAETVRRLKQDKADPDEIAKEVAKLLNMKAQLGADEGKQKFVLKTPKGTRDFGPKEMAIRERAFKAIISCFKRHGAEVIDTPVFELKETLTGKYGEDSKLIYDLKDQGGELLSLRYDLTVPFARYLAMNKINNIKRYHIAKVYRRDNPAMTRGRYREFYQCDFDIAGQFDPMIPDAECLKIVHEILTDLQLGDFVIKVNDRRILDGMFAVCGVPDSKFRTICSSVDKLDKVPWEEVRSEMVGEKGLSPEAADRIGEYVQLHGGLDLIERLLQDPKLSQNKLAKEGLGDMKLLFEYLTLFGITGKISFDLSLARGLDYYTGVIFEAVLLQQENKHVEEAVSVGSVAGGGRYDGLVGMFDPKGRKVPCVGVSIGIERIFSILEQRLEASEEKIRTTETQVLVASAQKKLLEERLKLISELWDAGIKAEMLYKKNPKLLNQLQYCEDTGIPLVAIVGEQELKDGVVKLRIVATREEVNVRRESLVEEIRIRTSQC; this is encoded by the exons ATGGCGGAGGAGGCGGCGGTGCGGGCCCAGGCGGAGACCGTGAGGAGGCTCAAACAGGACAAGGCCGATCCTGACGAG ATTGCAAAGGAAGTGGCAAAGCTGCTCAATATGAAGGCACAGCTGGGGGCAGATGAGGGGAAACAGAAGTTTGTGCTCAAGACCCCGAAG GGGACACGGGATTTTGGGCCCAAGGAAATGGCCATCCGTGAGAGGGCCTTCAAAGCCATCATCTCGTGCTTCAAGCGCCATGGAGCCGAAGTCATCGACACGCCGGTGTTTGAGCTGAAG GAGACACTGACAGGGAAATACGGTGAAGACTCGAAACTCATCTATGATCTAAAAGATCAGGGAGgagagctgctgtccctgcgCTACGACCTGACA GTGCCCTTTGCTCGTTACCTGGCAATGAACAAGATCAACAACATCAAGCGCTACCACATTGCCAAGGTGTACAGGAGGGACAACCCGGCCATGACCAGGGGCCGCTACCGCGAGTTCTACCAGTGT GACTTTGACATTGCCGGGCAGTTTGACCCGATGATTCCCGATGCCGAGTGCCTGAAGATCGTGCACGAGATCCTGACTGACCTGCAGCTCGGGGACTTTGTCATCAAG GTCAACGACCGGCGCATCCTTGATGGGATGTTTGCAGTTTGTGGGGTCCCGGACAGCAAATTCCGAACcatctgctccagtgtggacAAACTGGATAAG GTGCCATGGGAAGAAGTGAGGAGTGAGATGGTGGGAGAGAAGGGGCTCTCTCCCGAGGCTGCGGATCGCATCGGGGAGTATGTCCAGCTCCACG GTGGGCTGGACCTGATCGAGCGGCTTCTGCAGGACCCAAAGCTATCCCAGAACAAGCTGgccaaggaagggctgggggacatGAAGCTGCTGTTTGAGTACCTGACGCTGTTTGGCATCACAGGCAAG ATCTCCTTCGACCTGAGCCTGGCGCGGGGCCTGGACTATTACACGGGGGTGATCTttgaggctgtgctgctgcagcaggagaacaAGCACGTGGAGGAGGCGGTCAGCGTTGGGAGCGTGGCTGGAGGCGGCCGCTATGACGGGCTGGTGGGGATGTTTGATCCCAAGGGCCGGAAGGTGCCCTGTGTGGGGGTCAGCATTGGGATCGAGCGGATCTTCTCCatcctggaacagagactggag GCCTCTGAGGAAAAGATCAGGACAACGGAGACACAGGTGCTGGTGGCCTCTGCCCAAAAGAAGCTCCTTGAAGAGCGACTGAAGCTCATCTCTGAACTGTGGGATGCTGGAATCAAG GCAGAGATGCTGTACAAGAAGAACCCCAAGCTGCTGAATCAGCTGCAGTACTGCGAGGACACAGGCATCCCTCTTGTCGCCATTGTGGGTGAGCAGGAGCTCAAAGATGGAGTGGTCAAGCTGCGGATTGTGGCAACCAGGGAGGAG GTCAATGTTCGCAGGGAGAGCCTGGTGGAAGAGATCAGGATACGAACGAGTCAGTGCTAA
- the LOC120759127 gene encoding histidine--tRNA ligase, cytoplasmic-like, protein MLRLGPCAAAAARCLPAGPRPGPLCLAGSRGSFARSRPPAGDCEPLSRQVGAAAGGERAPVLKTPKGTRDHAPAQAALRDRLLSAVVSCFKRHGAAAIDTPVLELRETLIGKYGEGTKLIYELQDQGGELLALRYDLTVPFARYLAMNKITNMKRYHVAKVYRRDNPATTRGRYREFYQCDFDIAGQFDPMIPDAECLKIVHEILTDLQLGDFVIKVNDRRILNGVFAICGVPESKFIPACCTVDKLDKMPWEEVRSEMVGEKGLSPEAADRIGEYVQLHGGLDLIERLLQDPKLSQNKLAKEGLGDMKLLFEYLTLFGITGKISFDLSLARGLDYYTGVIFEAVLLQQENEHVEEAVSVGSVAGGGRYDGLVGMFDPKGRKVPCVGVSIGIERIFSILEQRLEASGEKLRTTETQVLVATPQKHLLAARMKLISELWDAGIKAEMLYKKDPKLLKQLQYCEATGIPLAAIVGEQELADGVVKLRDVATREEVDIPREKLIDEIRRRLEP, encoded by the exons ATGCTGCGCCTCGGGCcctgcgccgccgccgccgcccgctgCCTACCGGCGGggccccgccccgggccgcTGTGCCTCGCTGGGAGCCGCGGCAGCTTCGCCCGGTCCCGGCCGCCGGCCGGTGACTGCGAACCCCTGTCCCGGCAGgtgggggcggcggcgggcggcgagCGGGCGCCGGTGCTAAAGACGCCCAAG GGCACCCGCGACCACGCACCGGCGCAGGCGGCGCTCCGTGACCGGCTCCTGAGCGCCGTGGTGTCCTGCTTCAAGCGGCACGGGGCGGCCGCCATCGACACCCCCGTGCTGGAGCTGCGG GAGACGCTGATTGGGAAGTATGGGGAGGGCACGAAGCTCATCTACGAGCTGCAGGACcagggaggggagctgctggccctgcgCTATGACCTCACT GTGCCCTTTGCTCGCTACCTGGCAATGAACAAGATCACCAACATGAAGCGCTACCACGTCGCCAAGGTGTACAGGAGGGACAACCCGGCCACAACGCGGGGCCGCTACCGCGAGTTCTACCAGTGC GACTTTGACATCGCCGGGCAGTTTGACCCGATGATTCCCGATGCTGAGTGCCTGAAGATCGTGCACGAGATCCTGACTGACCTGCAGCTCGGGGACTTTGTCATCAAG gtCAATGACCGTCGGATTTTGAATGGTGTGTTTGCCATCTGTGGTGTTCCAGAGAGCAAGTTCATACCTGCCTGCTGCACTGTGGACAAGCTGGACAAG ATGCCATGGGAAGAAGTGAGGAGTGAGATGGTGGGAGAGAAGGGGCTCTCTCCCGAGGCTGCGGATCGCATCGGGGAGTATGTCCAGCTCCACG GTGGGCTGGACCTGATCGAGCGGCTTCTGCAGGACCCAAAGCTATCCCAGAACAAGCTGgccaaggaagggctgggggacatGAAGCTGCTGTTTGAGTACCTGACGCTGTTTGGCATCACAGGCAAG ATCTCCTTCGACCTGAGCCTGGCGCGGGGCCTGGACTATTACACGGGGGTGATCTttgaggctgtgctgctgcagcaggagaacgAGCACGTGGAGGAGGCGGTCAGCGTTGGGAGCGTGGCTGGAGGCGGCCGCTATGACGGGCTGGTGGGGATGTTTGATCCCAAGGGCCGGAAGGTGCCCTGTGTGGGGGTCAGCATTGGGATCGAGCGGATCTTCTCCatcctggaacagagactggag GCTTCTGGGGAGAAACTTCGAACAACTGAGACGCAAGTGCTGGTGGCTACACCACAGAAACACCTGCTTGCTGCCAGAATGAAGCTCATCTCCGAgctgtgggatgcagggatcaaG GCAGAGATGCTGTACAAGAAAGATCCTAAATtgctgaagcagctgcagtATTGTGAGGCCACAGGGATCCCCCTTGCTGCCATtgtgggagagcaggagctggcagatggAGTTGTGAAGCTGCGAGATGTTGCAACAAGAGAGGAG GTTGATATCCCCAGAGAAAAGCTTATTGATGAGAtcaggaggaggctggagcccTGA